In Nocardia sp. NBC_00403, the DNA window TGCCGTGGAGGTTGACTTTACGGGCGCTGTGTGGCGCAAGAGCACACACAGTGGTCCCGACGGGAACTGCGTGGAAGTCGCATTTCTTGTCGACGGCAACGTAGCGGTTCGCGATACCAAGAACAACGGACGTGGTCCGGCGCTGGCATTCGCGCCGGGTGCGTGGGACGCATTCCTAACGGGAGTAGCAGCGGGGGAGTTCGGTCGCGCTTAACCGAAGTCGCGTCGAACCGGCCAGGACGGGCCCCGAGTCGAAAAGGACTTGGGGCCTTCGCGCTGCTCAGGGCTGATGTGCACACGTGGCGCCAACTCAGTGCGACCAGTGGCCGTTGCCCTCGTGGCTGTTGACCTGGTCCTGATACCGCCGCAGCACGGCGAGCTGCTTGCGCTCTTCCTCGTGCTCGACCGCCAGGTTGCGCTCGGACTCCGGCCGGGGGTCGGCGCGTAGGAAGGCGCCGGTGCCCGGTTTGCCCGCCGCACCGAGCTTGCTCATCTTCTTTGGTACCGGCGCACCTTGATACTCCAAGGGCATCGGATGGCCGTGGTCGTCCACCGGGCCGAGCGGCTGATGGATTTCGATGTACTCGCCGTGCGGAAGCCGCTTGATCACGCCGGTTTCCACGCCGTGTTCCAGCACCGCCCGGTCGCTGCGCTGCAGGCCGAGGCAGATCCGGTACGCGACGAAGTACGCGATCGGAGGCGCGATCAGGATGCCGATCCGGCCGATCCAGGTGGTCGCGTTGAGGGAGATGTCGAACTTGTAGGCGAGGATGTCATTGACGCACGAGAGGGTCAGCACCACGTAGAAGGCGATCACCATGGCGCCGATTGCGGTGCGCACCGGTACATCTCGCGGCCGCTGCAACAGGTTGTGGGAGACGGTGTCTCTGGTCAGCCGCTTCTCGATCCACGGGTAGGTGATGAGCAACGTGAACACCAGTCCCATGATCAGCGCGCCCCAGACCGGTGCCGGCACCGTGTAGCGGCCGAGATACAGCTCCCACGGCGGTATCAGGCGCATCATGCCGTCGGTCCACATCATGTAGAAGTCCGGCTGTGAACCCGCGGAGACTTGAGAAGGGTTGTAGGGGCCCATATTCCAGATCGGATTGATCTGCAGCAGGCCGCCCATGATCGCCACGATGCCGAGGGTGAAGGCGAAGTAGGCGCCCTGGTCCAGCGAGAAGACCGGCACAATGCGGGTGCCGACTACGTTGCGCTCGGTGCGACTCGGCCCGGGGAACTGGGTGTGCTTCTGGTACCAGACCAGCGCGATATGCGCGGCGATCAGCGCGAGCATGATGCCGGGGAACAGCAGCACGTGTGCGATGAACAGGCGCGGGATGATGATGTTGCCCGGATAGTCGCCGCCGAACATCAGCCAGTGCATCCAGGTGCCGATGATCGGTATGCCCAGCGTGATCGAGGAGAACGCCGCACGCAGGCCGGTGCCGGACAGGAGATCGTCGGGCAGTGAG includes these proteins:
- the qcrB gene encoding cytochrome bc1 complex cytochrome b subunit, giving the protein MAGQISRKLSAQTDAADERYRAAAFVKRSINKVFPTHWSFLLGEIALYSFIILLLSGVYLTLFFDPSMTEVVYNGAYQPLRGVTMSRAYETALNISFEVRGGLFVRQVHHWAALLFAASIIVHLFRVFFTGAFRKPREANWVIGSLLLILAMFEGYFGYSLPDDLLSGTGLRAAFSSITLGIPIIGTWMHWLMFGGDYPGNIIIPRLFIAHVLLFPGIMLALIAAHIALVWYQKHTQFPGPSRTERNVVGTRIVPVFSLDQGAYFAFTLGIVAIMGGLLQINPIWNMGPYNPSQVSAGSQPDFYMMWTDGMMRLIPPWELYLGRYTVPAPVWGALIMGLVFTLLITYPWIEKRLTRDTVSHNLLQRPRDVPVRTAIGAMVIAFYVVLTLSCVNDILAYKFDISLNATTWIGRIGILIAPPIAYFVAYRICLGLQRSDRAVLEHGVETGVIKRLPHGEYIEIHQPLGPVDDHGHPMPLEYQGAPVPKKMSKLGAAGKPGTGAFLRADPRPESERNLAVEHEEERKQLAVLRRYQDQVNSHEGNGHWSH
- a CDS encoding DUF397 domain-containing protein — encoded protein: MEVDFTGAVWRKSTHSGPDGNCVEVAFLVDGNVAVRDTKNNGRGPALAFAPGAWDAFLTGVAAGEFGRA